The following proteins are encoded in a genomic region of Oryza brachyantha chromosome 11, ObraRS2, whole genome shotgun sequence:
- the LOC102706789 gene encoding non-lysosomal glucosylceramidase, giving the protein MVENGVAEQPDGVSRNRPRAQLDDDPVGPGYLPELTWEHKLSNTGYDLPSFRLTWRETFQLAGLGFRLGRHILEETSKGRASVIDPMKKRIAKSGQGVPLGGIGSGSIGRSYKGDFQRWQLFPGTCEEKPVLANQFSAFISHKDGRNYSSVLHPGKPDFPKGSNISGIGSWDWNMSGQNSTYHALYPRSWTIYKGEPDPDVNIVCRQISPIIPHNYQHSSYPVAVFTFTVTNSGNTTADATLLFTWANSVGGKSEFTGYHSNSPMIEKDGVHGILLHHRTANGQPPVTFALAAQEKEDVHISICPYFVISGSSDEFTAKDMWNHVKENGSFDHLDLNKTSMYSRPGSSIGAAIAASVKLPAQATQNVSFSLSWACPEVKFSSGKTYHRRYTKFYGTDSDAAASLAHDAILEHNSWERQIEEWQNPVLQDERLPAWYPVTLFNELYYLNAGGTIWTDGLPPIQSLTAIGEKKFSLDMQNGEADDVNGIIPRNNTAGDILNQMASILERIHASMASNSAIGTTLLQGEENIGQFLYLEGIEYYMWNTYDVHFYASFSLIMLFPKLQLSIQRDFAAAVMMHDPEKLRMLHDGKWAARKVLGAVPHDLGLYDPWFKVNAYTLYNTDRWKDLNPKFVLQVYRDVVATGDKSFARAVWPSVYMAMAYMEQFDRDKDGMIENEDFPDQTYDVWSMAGISAYCGGLWVAALQAASALAHEVGDKASERLFWDKYEKAKSVYGKLWNGSYFNYDDGENIMSTSIQADQLAGQWYAKACGLFPIVDKDKAQSALEKIYSFNVMKFKDGKRGAMNGMWPNGTVDMSAMQSREIWPGVTYALAATMIQEGMVEKGFKTAEGIYHAAWSPEGLGYSFQTPEAWNNDDEYRSLCYMRPLAIWAIQWALSAPKLHKEAPADIPQDSFPKNQFSYARIAKLLQLPEDDSPKSFLRVIYEIIWSRYKS; this is encoded by the exons ATGGTAGAGAATGGTGTTGCTGAGCAACCAGACGGGGTGTCTCGAAATAGGCCACGTGCTCAGTTGGATGATGATCCG GTTGGTCCTGGATACCTTCCAGAGTTGACATGGGAACACAAGCTCAGCAATACTGGCTATGATTTGCCATCATTCAGACTTACATGGAGAGAGACATTTCAATTG GCTGGCCTTGGTTTTCGTCTTGGCCGACACATCCTTGAAGAAACATCAAAAGGACGT GCTTCTGTGATTGATCCCATGAAAAAGCGAATTGCAAAATCTGGTCAGGGTGTTCCACTTGGCGGCATTGG TTCAGGAAGCATTGGAAGGAGCTACAAAGGTGACTTCCAACGATGGCAATTGTTTCCAGGAACTTGCGAAGAGAAACCTGTACTGGCAAATCAATTTTCT GCATTCATTTCCCACAAAGATGGTAGAAACTATTCCTCAGTGTTGCATCCTGGGAAACCAGATTTTCCAAA AGGAAGTAACATTTCAGGAATTGGATCCTGGGATTGGAATATGAGTGGACAAAATTCTACGTACCATGCTCTTTACCCTAGGTCCTGGACGATATACAAAG GAGAACCTGATCCAGATGTTAACATAGTGTGTCGTCAAATTTCTCCAATTATTCCACACAATTATCAACATAGCAGCTACCCGGTTGCTGTATTCACTTTCACA GTTACTAACTCAGGCAATACCACTGCCGATGCAACTTTGCTTTTCACATGGGCT AACTCTGTTGGTGGGAAATCTGAATTCACTGGATATCACTCCAATTCCCCTATGAT AGAAAAGGATGGTGTTCATGGCATTCTGTTACATCATAG AACAGCTAATGGACAGCCACCAGTAACTTTTGCCTTAGCTGCACAAGAGAAAGAAGATGTTCATATCTCTATATGCCCTTACTTTGTAATATCTGGAAGTTCTGACGAATTTACAGCAAAGGACATGTGGAATCATGTGAAAGAG AATGGATCTTTTGATCATCTTGATCTCAACAAAACATCGATGTACTCAAGACCTGGATCGTCGATAGGGGCAGCTATTGCAGCTTCTGTTAAGCTGCCTGCTCAGGCAACCCAGAATGTATCATTTTCACTTTCCTGGGCTTGTCCTGAAGTGAAGTTCTCCAGTGGAAAAACCTACCATAG GcgttatacaaaattttatggcACAGATAGTGATGCAGCAGCTAGCCTTGCCCATGATGCCATTTTAG AGCACAATTCTTGGGAAAGGCAAATTGAGGAGTGGCAGAATCCTGTTTTGCAAGATGAGAGGCTTCCTGCGTG GTACCCAGTCACACTTTTCAATGAATTATACTATCTTAATGCTGGAGGAACCATATGGACTG ATGGATTGCCACCAATTCAAAGCTTGACTGCTATTGGAGAAAAAAAGTTTTCTCTTGACATGCAGAATGGGGAGGCTGATGATGTCAATGGGATAATCCCACGAAATAATACTGCTGGTGACATCCTTAATCAAATGGCTTCAATACTTGAGAGAATTCATGCATCCATGGCATCAAATTCTGCTATAGGAACAACTTTACTTCAGGGTGAAGAGAATATTGGCCAATTTCTCTACCTTGAGGGCATTGAGTATTATATGTGGAACACATATGACGTTCATTTCTATGCATCATTCTCTCTGATCATGCTGTTTCCAAAACTTCAGCTCAGCATTCAGAGGgactttgctgctgctgttatGATGCATGATCCTGAAAAGCTCAGGATGTTACATGATGGGAAATGGGCTGCAAGAAAGGTTCTTGGTGCTGTTCCTCATGATCTTGGGTTATACGATCCCTGGTTCAAAGTGAACGCATACACACTGTATAACACAGATCGTTGGAAGGATTTGAACCCTAAGTTTGTACTGCAAGTTTATAGAGATGTTGTTGCCACGGGTGACAAATCCTTTGCTCGTGCTGTATGGCCATCTGTTTATATGGCAATGGCATATATGGAGCAATTTGACAGGGATAAAGATGGGATGATTGAAAATGAGGATTTTCCAGATCAGACGTACGATGTGTGGTCAATGGCTGGTATAAGTGCGTACTGTGGTGGACTTTGGGTGGCCGCTCTTCAAGCTGCGTCAGCCTTGGCACATGAAGTTGGTGACAAAGCGTCTGAAAGGCTTTTCTGGGACAAGTATGAGAAGGCTAAGTCTGTCTATGGCAAGCTGTGGAATGGTTCTTACTTCAATTATGATGATGGCGAAAACATAATGAGCACATCTATCCAAGCAGATCAACTGGCTGGACAATG GTATGCCAAAGCCTGCGGTCTTTTCCCAATTGTTGACAAGGATAAGGCACAAAGTGCACTCGAAAAGATATATTCTTTCAATGTGATGAAGTTCAAGGATGGCAAAAGGGGAGCAATGAATGGGATGTGGCCAAATGGCACCGTGGACATGTCTGCAATGCAATCTAGGGAGATATGGCCAGGTGTGACATATGCACTTGCTGCAACCATGATTCAAGAAGGCATGGTTGAGAAGGGGTTCAAAACAGCTGAAGGGATCTATCATGCTGCCTGGTCTCCAGAAGGACTTGG GTACTCATTCCAAACCCCAGAAGCTTGGAACAACGACGACGAGTACCGATCATTGTGCTACATGCGCCCTCTTGCGATCTGGGCCATACAGTGGGCACTATCAGCACCAAAACTCCACAAGGAGGCTCCGGCAGATATCCCACAGGATTCTTTCCCAAAGAACCAGTTCTCGTATGCAAGGATTGCGAAGCTGCTGCAGTTGCCTGAAGACGACTCTCCCAAGAGCTTCCTTCGAGTGATCTATGAGATTATCTGGAGCAGGTATAAGTCCTGA
- the LOC102703165 gene encoding probable protein phosphatase 2C 74, with protein sequence MASMLCCSPVPAATAGHGAAGGGVVQPFAPRRKAHVCPAAPAVAMKDDPSSASSSPAGVAAVSPWCCDGGGAVDGAETTTTTSLAPAKKKKKAAAARWRPPRLVVPAVADADEAMVREAMAMAAAAAARAEKEEVVVEGEGFWLASRRGARHAMEDGYGVITHKIAGDSQLAFYGVYDGHGGRAAVDFVAGRLGSNVVAAAATAAAEKQRSDDDEASSSSSSPPAAAADHVAAAIRAAYLATDGDFLSQGTRGGACAATALVIDGDLYVANLGDCRAVLSRDGAATALTSDHTAARDDERTRIETSGGYVSCGSSGGGGGVWRVQDCLAVTRAFGDGGLKRWVVAEPEVTRTALAAGCEFLVIASDGLWNKVPNQEAVDVVAAAAVHSVDSCRRLVDMARRRGSRDDITVMVVDLKRFLSC encoded by the exons ATGGCGTCCATGCTCTGCTGCTCCCCGGTGCCCGCGGCGACCGCAggccacggcgccgccggcggtggcgtggTGCAGCCGTTCGCGCCGCGGAGGAAGGCGCACGTgtgcccggcggcgccggccgtaGCCATGAAGGATGATCCCtcctcggcgtcgtcgtcgccggcgggggtGGCGGCCGTTTCTCCTTGGTGCTgtgacggtggcggcgcggtaGACGGTgccgagacgacgacgacgacgagtttGGCACCggcgaagaagaaaaagaaggcggcggcggcgaggtggaggcCGCCGAGGCTGGTGGTGCCCGCAGTGGCTGACGCCGACGAGGCTATGGTGCGggaggcgatggcgatggcggcggcggcggcggcgagggcggagaaggaggaggtggtggtggagggagAAGGGTTTTGGTTGGCGAGTAGGAGAGGAGCGAGGCATGCAATGGAGGATGGCTATGGAGTGATCACTCACAAAATTGCGGGAGATTCCCAAttg GCGTTCTACGGTGTCTacgacggccacggcggccgcgcggcCGTGGActtcgtcgccggccgcctcggcagcaacgtcgtcgccgccgccgccaccgcggcggcggagaagcaAAGATCAGATGACGACGaagcatcgtcgtcgtcgtcgtcgccgccggcggcggcggccgaccaCGTCGCGGCGGCGATCAGGGCGGCCTACCTGGCCACCGACGGCGACTTCCTGAGCCAG GGCACAAGAGGCGGTGCATgcgccgcgacggcgctgGTGATCGACGGCGACCTCTACGTTGCCAACCTCGGCGACTGCCGCGCCGTGCTGagccgcgacggcgccgccaccgccctcaCCTCCGACCACACGGCGGCGAGAGACGACGAGAGAACCCGCATCGAGACCTCG GGCGGGTACGTGAGCTGCGgtagcagcggcggcggcggcggcgtgtggCGTGTGCAGGACTGCCTGGCCGTGACGCGGgcgttcggcgacggcggcctcaAGCGGTGGGTGGTGGCGGAGCCGGAGGTGACCAGgacggcgctcgccgccggctgcgaGTTCCtcgtcatcgcctccgacgGCCTCTGGAACAAGGTGCCCAACCAGGaggccgtcgacgtcgtcgccgccgccgccgtccactcCGTGGACTCGTGCCGGCGGCTGGTGGACATGGCGCGGCGGAGAGGGAGCAGAGATGACATCACCGTCATGGTCGTCGACCTCAAGAGGTTTCTCAGCTGCTGA
- the LOC121055743 gene encoding ethylene-responsive transcription factor ERF022-like, with protein MAGGQYRGVRKRKWGKWVSEIREPGKKTRIWLGSFESPEMAAAAHDVAALTLRGREARLNFPGLAHRFRRPDTADPGDVRAAALEAAAQVRFRPDLVDVRRHDGGGGGCCSGFEDDESGGQDSLGGSAAAALEWDVLVGAGDELEARSPNMWAELAEAMLMAPPVWEGGVADNDEWAHQASSLWDPSVWDY; from the coding sequence ATGGCGGGGGGGCAGTACAGAGGGGTGAGGAAGAGGAAGTGGGGGAAGTGGGTGTCGGAGATCAGGGAGCCCGGGAAGAAGACGCGGATCTGGCTGGGGAGCTTCGAGTCaccggagatggcggcggcggcgcacgacgtgGCGGCGCTCACGCTGCGGGGGCGCGAGGCGAGGCTCAACTTCCCGGGGCTCGCCCACCGCTTCCGCCGCCCGGACACCGCCGACCCCGGCgacgtccgcgccgccgcgctcgaggCCGCCGCGCAGGTCCGCTTCCGCCCCGACCTCGTCGACGTGCGCcgccacgacggcggcggcggaggctgctGCTCCGGCTTCGAGGACGACGAAAGCGGCGGCCAGGACAGCCtcggcggctcggcggcggcggcgttggagTGGGACGTCctggtcggcgccggcgacgagctggAGGCCAGGTCGCCCAACATGTGGGCTGAGCTGGCGGAGGCCATGCTGATGGCCCCACCTGTCTGGGAGGGCGGAGTGGCGGACAATGACGAGTGGGCCCACCAGGCATCGTCCCTGTGGGACCCATCAGTCTGGGACTACTGA